GCACGTGATAACCCCGGATGTCGTGGCCTTCGGCTCCCGCTCCGCAGAGCGATGGCCGGGGCTCGGCGGCGCGGCCGACGACATCGCCGACATCATCCGCGAGCGTGCGCTCGACGGCAGGGCGCACGTCGTCGGCCTGTCGATGGGCGGAGTGATCGGCGTGCACCTCGCGAAGCGGCATCCCGATGTCGTCCGATCGTGCATGGTGACCGGCGCGGCGATGACCGGGATGGGTGGATTCGAACGTCGGCTCGCGGAACTGCAACTGCGGTCGTGGGACAAGCGTTGGTTCTGGAGCATGCAGGCGGCGATGTTCCGCATTCCGATCGACACGCGAGAGCTGTTCGTCTCGGACGGGATGGGCGTCGACAAGGATGCCGCGACCCGGATGTACCGCGAGATCTTCGACGGGGCGATGCCCGATGGGCGCTTCGGATATAGCGGTCCGATGCTGGCGATCGCCGGCGCGCGGGAATCAAGGAGCGTCGCCGCGGCGTTCCCGGTGATCGTCGCGACGATGCCGCAGACGCGCA
The DNA window shown above is from Microbacterium murale and carries:
- a CDS encoding alpha/beta fold hydrolase yields the protein MTERYPIEHGPRTGESIILLHGGNVGNWMWEPQVDGLAGRHVITPDVVAFGSRSAERWPGLGGAADDIADIIRERALDGRAHVVGLSMGGVIGVHLAKRHPDVVRSCMVTGAAMTGMGGFERRLAELQLRSWDKRWFWSMQAAMFRIPIDTRELFVSDGMGVDKDAATRMYREIFDGAMPDGRFGYSGPMLAIAGARESRSVAAAFPVIVATMPQTRTWTAPGMRHVWSIQDPELFTRTIVDFVDSDVVPV